In the Bdellovibrionota bacterium genome, one interval contains:
- the smpB gene encoding SsrA-binding protein SmpB encodes MAKEEEKTGIKIISENRKAWHDYTILEKFEAGMVLLGTEIKPVKAGQIQLKDSYVEFLNGEMFLLHAHISTYNASSYNNHAPERKRKLLMKKSEIERLHAKVKEKGLGIIPLKVYLKKGFVKIEIAFVKGKKAHDKRQAIKKKDVDRELSQTKRKNR; translated from the coding sequence ATGGCAAAAGAAGAAGAAAAAACTGGCATTAAAATCATTTCGGAAAATCGTAAGGCGTGGCACGACTATACGATCCTCGAAAAATTCGAGGCGGGGATGGTTTTGCTTGGGACCGAGATCAAGCCGGTGAAGGCGGGTCAGATTCAGTTGAAGGATTCTTACGTGGAATTTCTAAACGGGGAAATGTTTTTACTTCACGCGCACATCAGCACCTACAATGCTTCCAGCTACAACAATCACGCGCCTGAAAGAAAACGTAAACTCCTGATGAAAAAATCCGAGATCGAACGCCTCCACGCGAAAGTAAAAGAAAAAGGCCTAGGCATTATCCCATTGAAAGTATATTTAAAAAAAGGTTTCGTAAAAATTGAAATCGCCTTCGTCAAAGGCAAAAAAGCCCACGACAAACGCCAAGCCATTAAGAAGAAAGACGTCGACCGAGAGCTTTCGCAGACGAAGCGGAAGAATCGTTAA
- a CDS encoding LysR family transcriptional regulator has protein sequence MKLNNVDINKIAVFCQIIDSGNYRLASEVLNVTPSALSQTIAVLEHSLGFPLFHRIGKKLVPTETGLSLHREFQTYHKGFTQAVQNLQNEKDRVQGVLKIGSYLEFAKSQLAPILSAFLKKHPYAQVKMTFETPSELQRLLEKGSIDLCFSIFPSVQTRVIESRPVYKEELVLISSKGRLPEKPTFDEIIKAPMIEYYLNHQPIRNWLALHFKKRPHNLPIRAYASTAEMVLALVREGVGIGIVPKFVLDSSNFSSSVKIIRPTERKFSDHIWMLERKMSGRRTIHSAFTEHLIKNNYFNFK, from the coding sequence GTGAAACTTAATAATGTAGATATCAACAAAATTGCCGTATTTTGCCAGATTATAGATTCTGGTAACTATCGTTTAGCGAGCGAAGTGCTGAACGTGACTCCTTCGGCCCTCAGTCAAACGATCGCCGTGCTTGAACATTCTCTAGGCTTTCCACTTTTTCATCGCATCGGTAAAAAATTAGTCCCTACAGAAACTGGGTTAAGTCTTCATCGCGAATTTCAAACTTATCACAAAGGTTTCACGCAAGCTGTGCAGAACCTACAAAATGAAAAAGATCGAGTCCAAGGTGTTTTAAAGATTGGCTCCTATCTTGAATTTGCCAAGTCCCAACTGGCCCCGATATTGAGTGCTTTTCTAAAAAAGCATCCTTATGCTCAAGTCAAAATGACCTTCGAAACTCCCAGCGAACTCCAACGTCTTTTAGAAAAAGGCAGTATTGATTTATGTTTTTCAATTTTTCCCTCGGTACAGACAAGAGTTATTGAGTCTCGACCAGTATACAAAGAAGAACTCGTTCTAATTTCTTCTAAGGGCCGCCTTCCAGAAAAACCGACATTCGATGAAATTATAAAAGCTCCCATGATAGAATATTATTTAAATCACCAACCCATTCGCAACTGGCTAGCTTTACATTTTAAAAAGCGTCCACACAACCTTCCGATTCGCGCATATGCTTCAACTGCGGAAATGGTTTTAGCACTGGTAAGAGAAGGCGTAGGCATTGGAATTGTTCCTAAATTTGTTTTAGATAGCTCTAATTTTTCTTCATCGGTAAAAATCATCAGACCCACCGAACGTAAATTTTCCGATCACATTTGGATGCTTGAAAGAAAAATGTCCGGCCGCAGAACGATTCACTCCGCCTTCACCGAACATTTAATAAAAAACAATTATTTTAATTTTAAATAA
- a CDS encoding CADD family putative folate metabolism protein yields the protein MHTFALALKPLHLLNHPFYQDWMSGKLTNETLQDYASQYYSHVSAFPRYISAIHSQCENEEDRKILLENLNDEEGINYGTSHPELWLRFGEGLGANREAMKTANSRAGIENVVATFFNLARSSFHEGLGTLYAYESQVPEIAESKIQGLKAHYQITDARTLEFFEVHKSADVYHRQTIEGILDRLPEKEKKEALVAAELAAKSLWNFLTEIHERPAHVSLQ from the coding sequence ATGCATACTTTCGCTCTAGCACTTAAACCGCTTCATCTTCTCAATCACCCTTTCTATCAGGATTGGATGTCGGGCAAGCTGACGAACGAAACTCTTCAGGATTACGCGAGCCAATACTACTCTCACGTCAGTGCATTTCCCCGCTACATCAGCGCCATCCATTCCCAATGTGAAAATGAAGAAGATAGAAAAATTTTACTCGAAAATTTAAATGACGAAGAAGGAATCAATTACGGAACATCTCATCCCGAACTCTGGTTAAGATTTGGGGAAGGATTAGGAGCAAATCGTGAAGCGATGAAAACGGCCAATTCTAGAGCCGGCATTGAAAATGTCGTTGCTACATTTTTCAATCTGGCGAGATCGTCTTTCCACGAAGGACTGGGTACGCTTTACGCGTATGAATCGCAAGTTCCGGAAATTGCGGAATCTAAGATTCAAGGATTGAAAGCGCACTACCAAATCACTGATGCGCGAACGCTAGAGTTTTTTGAAGTTCATAAATCCGCCGATGTTTACCATCGTCAAACAATTGAAGGAATATTGGATCGATTACCGGAAAAAGAAAAGAAAGAGGCCTTGGTGGCAGCAGAACTGGCGGCGAAATCGCTTTGGAATTTCTTGACTGAAATTCATGAAAGACCAGCACATGTCTCTTTACAATGA
- a CDS encoding dihydroneopterin aldolase yields MSLYNDSKPRVCALIIEELKFAVKLGCTADERATPQEVRVSIELRCEAIPLGAFSDSIEDTICFAKVNEVLKEYIETREFNLIERIGLESFGLLRELTKNHQVQIGVRVHKVQPPIPNLIKGAHFTCGDFIL; encoded by the coding sequence ATGTCTCTTTACAATGATTCCAAACCTAGAGTTTGCGCCTTAATAATTGAGGAATTGAAGTTTGCGGTGAAGCTTGGTTGCACAGCAGATGAAAGAGCGACCCCTCAAGAGGTGAGGGTTTCGATTGAATTGAGGTGTGAGGCTATTCCTCTTGGAGCGTTTTCCGATTCCATCGAAGATACGATTTGCTTTGCCAAGGTCAATGAAGTGCTGAAGGAATATATCGAAACCAGAGAGTTCAACTTGATCGAACGCATTGGTCTAGAGAGCTTTGGTCTTTTGCGCGAGCTTACAAAAAATCACCAGGTGCAAATTGGGGTGCGAGTCCACAAAGTTCAACCTCCGATTCCTAATTTAATTAAAGGTGCCCATTTTACTTGTGGAGATTTTATTTTATGA
- the folP gene encoding dihydropteroate synthase: MRCFIGVGSNLGDRQHHLERAAQFLKMKSPGFFKASPVYSSPALVPEGAPEAWRSSFLNAVFEMEWTDSPMSLLALLKTIEKDLGREPAPQWAPRIIDLDILFFGENKIQEDKLTIPHPGICHRSFVLDPLKHLAPSLKLPGGTESILTRSRKLPQSSPLWMGILNLTPDSFSDGGEYLNPSEWIEKIKLFEKSLVGMIDIGAESTRPGASAISAKAEWERLKPTLEFLKDRYRTRILHPRISMDTRNAETAEAALELGADCINDVSGAADPKMYELLQSSTCEYVLMHSLSVPADPKHTLPPEADVISEIKNWAYEKLNELSQKRIALDRVIFDPGLGFGKTAEQSQTIVRRIDEFFDLPVRILVGHSRKSFIQKWSDQPVIDRDWESVGISLQMAARGVDILRVHDAHHHIRAHAAYLESMK; the protein is encoded by the coding sequence ATGAGATGTTTCATCGGTGTGGGTTCAAATTTAGGAGACCGCCAGCATCACCTCGAAAGAGCGGCGCAGTTTCTGAAAATGAAATCACCTGGGTTTTTTAAAGCATCGCCAGTTTATTCTTCGCCAGCGCTTGTTCCGGAAGGAGCGCCGGAGGCTTGGCGGAGTTCGTTTTTAAATGCGGTCTTTGAAATGGAATGGACTGACTCGCCGATGTCTTTGCTTGCGCTATTGAAGACCATCGAAAAAGATTTGGGTCGTGAGCCTGCTCCGCAATGGGCTCCCAGAATCATTGATTTGGATATTTTATTTTTTGGCGAAAATAAAATTCAGGAAGATAAGCTGACCATTCCTCATCCTGGAATTTGCCATCGATCCTTTGTGCTGGATCCATTAAAGCATTTAGCGCCATCCTTAAAACTTCCTGGTGGTACAGAATCTATTTTAACGAGATCAAGAAAGCTTCCGCAGAGTTCGCCATTGTGGATGGGAATTTTAAATCTCACTCCCGATTCCTTTTCGGATGGCGGAGAATATTTGAATCCTTCAGAATGGATTGAAAAAATCAAACTGTTCGAAAAGTCCTTAGTGGGCATGATAGATATCGGAGCTGAATCCACTCGTCCAGGAGCCAGCGCTATATCTGCCAAAGCAGAGTGGGAAAGATTAAAGCCAACACTCGAATTTTTAAAAGATCGCTATCGAACACGAATCTTGCACCCTAGAATCAGCATGGATACAAGAAACGCGGAGACCGCCGAGGCGGCGCTAGAACTGGGTGCAGATTGCATCAATGATGTCAGCGGTGCAGCTGATCCCAAAATGTATGAGTTACTACAGAGCAGTACGTGCGAATATGTTCTGATGCACAGTTTGTCCGTTCCCGCCGACCCCAAGCACACTTTGCCGCCAGAAGCCGATGTGATCTCTGAAATTAAGAACTGGGCCTATGAAAAATTAAATGAGCTCTCTCAAAAAAGAATTGCTCTAGATCGAGTAATTTTTGATCCAGGCTTGGGATTCGGAAAAACCGCGGAACAATCGCAAACCATAGTCAGAAGGATCGACGAATTTTTCGATTTACCGGTGCGTATTTTAGTGGGTCACTCGCGAAAATCATTTATTCAAAAATGGAGTGATCAGCCTGTCATAGACCGCGATTGGGAGAGCGTGGGAATCTCACTTCAGATGGCCGCGCGGGGAGTGGATATTTTGAGAGTGCACGATGCCCATCACCATATCCGCGCGCACGCTGCTTACCTGGAGAGTATGAAATGA
- a CDS encoding coenzyme F420-0:L-glutamate ligase — MKKLSVQPIQTSIFREGDLAEFIIQSIPKSLVQEEMVLAITSKIVSVAENRFISRDKISKEDLVKQEADVFLGEIGYGCFLTIKDGLLIPSAGIDESNSEQGDYILYPENPFQSAEKLWLKLRERWQISKLGIVLTDSHTTPLRRGVTGIALSYWGFQPLRKLIGTKDLFGRELQMTNMNLADGIAASTVLMMGEGSESTPLAIVEGLDLEFCEVSSLDELSIPLAEDLYGPILSPYISKI; from the coding sequence ATGAAAAAGCTAAGTGTACAGCCAATCCAAACTTCTATTTTTAGAGAGGGTGATCTTGCAGAATTTATAATTCAATCTATTCCCAAATCCCTAGTACAAGAAGAAATGGTGTTGGCGATCACTTCAAAAATCGTCAGTGTTGCTGAGAATCGTTTTATTTCTCGAGATAAAATAAGCAAAGAGGATTTAGTCAAACAAGAAGCCGATGTGTTCCTCGGAGAAATTGGTTACGGTTGTTTTTTGACAATAAAAGATGGCCTCCTGATTCCTTCTGCGGGGATAGATGAATCCAACTCAGAGCAGGGAGATTATATTTTATATCCAGAAAATCCTTTTCAAAGTGCCGAAAAACTTTGGCTCAAACTGCGCGAGCGTTGGCAGATCTCAAAGCTTGGAATTGTGTTGACCGATTCCCACACAACTCCACTACGACGAGGCGTAACCGGAATTGCTTTATCGTATTGGGGATTCCAACCACTACGAAAGCTCATCGGCACAAAAGATCTTTTCGGACGCGAGCTACAAATGACAAACATGAACCTCGCCGATGGAATCGCCGCCTCCACCGTCCTGATGATGGGAGAAGGCTCCGAGTCTACACCACTAGCAATTGTCGAAGGTCTCGATCTGGAGTTCTGCGAGGTATCGAGCCTTGATGAGCTCTCAATACCTTTAGCAGAAGATTTGTATGGACCTATCTTGAGTCCATATATTTCAAAAATCTAA
- a CDS encoding metallophosphoesterase, whose protein sequence is MNSKLILHISDLHFGKINSNVLNSLLTLINTQKVNCVVVTGDLTQRARSHQFLAALDFLKKVEAPVLSVPGNHDVPLYNILQRFFSPFKKYNKYIKPFSPSIYKDDDMIIAGITTNNIYSIKEGKISKKEILVLEEIFTKDAPQSIRIIACHHPVFKKTNNLNIKKLQDRALTLNPHMILSGHDHQSSVEFIDLENKKFPLLVNAGTATSNRTRKEANSVNLIEINFPEFIIKNYIFEESKFELKNTEKFEMKNSK, encoded by the coding sequence ATGAACTCCAAACTTATACTCCACATTTCAGACCTTCACTTCGGAAAAATCAATTCAAATGTATTGAATTCGTTACTTACTTTGATAAATACACAAAAAGTGAACTGCGTGGTTGTGACTGGCGATCTCACTCAGAGGGCCAGGTCCCATCAATTTTTAGCGGCCCTAGACTTTTTAAAAAAAGTCGAGGCTCCAGTGCTATCCGTCCCTGGAAATCATGACGTTCCTCTTTACAATATCCTTCAAAGATTCTTCTCACCTTTCAAAAAATACAATAAATATATTAAACCTTTTTCTCCCTCGATCTACAAGGACGATGACATGATCATCGCCGGCATAACCACCAACAATATCTACAGCATCAAAGAAGGGAAAATTTCTAAAAAGGAAATCCTGGTACTGGAAGAGATCTTCACCAAAGATGCTCCTCAATCTATCAGAATCATTGCTTGCCATCATCCTGTTTTTAAAAAGACCAACAACCTTAATATTAAAAAACTTCAAGACCGTGCGTTGACCTTAAATCCGCACATGATCTTGAGCGGACACGATCATCAAAGCTCCGTCGAATTTATTGATCTCGAAAACAAAAAATTTCCTCTGCTCGTGAATGCCGGCACTGCCACCTCCAACCGCACACGCAAAGAAGCCAACAGCGTAAACTTGATTGAAATCAATTTTCCGGAATTTATAATTAAAAACTACATTTTTGAAGAATCTAAATTCGAATTGAAAAACACTGAAAAATTTGAAATGAAAAATTCGAAATGA
- a CDS encoding lipid kinase — protein sequence MSRLLLLINPSSRSGADYYEKIHKSLVTKGYRIVDTEDELKNSSFSDLIIKYKDQIDFIVVGGGDGSVNSVLEELVKVKKPLLVIPLGTANNLARTLKIPSNLDDNLNLITKNNIQKLDLGVVNGKYFVNVAGMGLSARVNQAAQSNLKKKLGVFAFIFTAFTKAKSMKPFTVKIKLDGKTHKARSWQVSVCNGKHYGSGLIISKEATLEDGKLHCLSTEIKKWWHGFFLIPAVIRGQYGPNQDATLLSGDQIIIETKRPMKIDLDGDIKTETPAQFHVERGVLSVLTP from the coding sequence ATGAGTCGATTATTACTGCTAATCAATCCTTCGTCACGGAGCGGAGCAGATTATTATGAAAAAATACACAAATCCCTGGTCACCAAAGGGTATCGGATCGTTGATACGGAAGATGAATTAAAAAACTCATCCTTTTCTGATTTAATAATTAAATACAAAGACCAAATCGACTTTATTGTGGTTGGTGGTGGCGATGGCTCCGTGAATAGCGTTTTGGAAGAGTTGGTTAAAGTAAAAAAACCACTTCTTGTGATTCCCTTGGGGACTGCGAATAACTTAGCCAGGACTTTAAAGATCCCATCTAATCTCGATGACAACCTAAATCTCATTACCAAAAATAATATTCAAAAATTAGATTTAGGCGTAGTGAATGGAAAATATTTTGTGAACGTTGCCGGGATGGGTTTGAGCGCACGCGTGAATCAAGCAGCGCAGTCAAATTTAAAAAAGAAACTTGGAGTATTCGCCTTTATCTTTACGGCTTTCACTAAAGCCAAAAGTATGAAGCCTTTTACGGTTAAAATTAAGCTTGATGGTAAAACTCATAAGGCTAGATCTTGGCAGGTGAGTGTCTGCAATGGAAAACATTATGGATCAGGTTTAATCATTTCAAAAGAGGCTACACTAGAGGACGGAAAACTTCACTGCCTATCTACAGAAATAAAAAAGTGGTGGCATGGATTCTTTCTTATTCCTGCGGTGATACGTGGACAGTATGGTCCCAATCAAGATGCGACGTTGCTTTCAGGAGATCAAATCATCATCGAAACCAAGCGTCCAATGAAGATCGATTTAGACGGGGATATAAAAACAGAAACGCCAGCTCAATTTCATGTTGAAAGAGGAGTTTTGTCCGTATTGACGCCCTGA
- a CDS encoding pseudouridine synthase, translated as MDKGTIRLNKYIAQSGASSRRGADQLITDGHVQINGRVVKDLGTQVDPKIDTVKVQGKIIKPANQLIYLMFHKPKSTLTTMEDPLERKTVADYLSQFPVRLYPVGRLDWNTEGLLLFTNDGDFANKITHPQTEIPKTYIVKVEGEPKPEKIEKLKKGVTIIGGKVRFRSIEKMKKADTKHSWYKVVLTQGLNRQIRNMFEKIGHDVLKLQRISIGSLELGNLQRGDFQLLTETQYKKIFVDPDRKPKKKRMKSTKRDLPDDDS; from the coding sequence GTGGACAAGGGAACAATCAGACTCAACAAATATATCGCGCAATCTGGAGCGAGCTCACGACGTGGAGCCGATCAGCTAATTACAGATGGCCACGTGCAAATCAATGGTAGAGTAGTAAAGGATCTCGGCACCCAAGTCGATCCAAAAATCGACACTGTTAAAGTTCAAGGTAAAATCATCAAACCAGCTAATCAGTTGATCTACTTGATGTTCCATAAACCAAAATCAACTTTGACGACAATGGAAGATCCATTAGAGAGAAAGACCGTTGCCGATTATTTATCACAATTTCCCGTAAGACTTTATCCGGTAGGACGTCTCGATTGGAACACCGAAGGACTTCTTCTCTTCACCAACGATGGCGATTTTGCCAACAAGATCACCCATCCCCAAACTGAAATCCCAAAAACTTATATCGTCAAAGTAGAAGGCGAACCAAAACCTGAAAAGATCGAAAAGCTCAAAAAAGGAGTAACGATCATTGGTGGTAAAGTTCGCTTTAGATCTATCGAAAAAATGAAAAAAGCTGACACCAAGCACTCTTGGTATAAAGTGGTTCTAACCCAAGGGTTAAACAGACAGATCAGAAATATGTTCGAAAAGATCGGACATGATGTATTGAAACTTCAAAGGATTTCTATTGGATCATTGGAACTTGGAAACCTCCAAAGAGGAGACTTCCAACTTTTAACAGAAACTCAATACAAAAAAATCTTTGTAGACCCAGATCGCAAACCAAAGAAAAAACGCATGAAGAGCACAAAACGCGATCTCCCAGACGACGACTCTTAG
- a CDS encoding TIGR02147 family protein: MLNRSNYINILKERLADRIKRNSRYSLRAFAKDINMSPGRLSNVLNGKSGLSLDKASTIAQKLDLSEAEAEWFITSVQSQDARSKTKRSEAQRRINALKKTYKDYQQLNLDQFALISEWYHFALIDLMDTKDFKNDTQWMAKRLGISKVEVEVALSRLKSLNFIKEEKNKLSVLVREPSTPSNIPSAAIKLFHRQILEKAITAIDMQSVEERDFSAITMPISKDIMEEAQIKIKNFRREFDKWAQENSKNKKDVYCISIQFFNLTNNQ; the protein is encoded by the coding sequence ATGTTAAACAGATCCAATTACATAAACATTCTTAAAGAGCGGCTGGCAGACAGAATCAAAAGGAATTCCAGATATTCCTTACGAGCATTTGCCAAAGACATCAATATGTCCCCAGGGCGTTTGAGTAACGTCCTAAATGGCAAATCAGGCTTGTCTTTAGATAAGGCTTCAACCATTGCGCAAAAACTCGATTTGAGTGAAGCAGAGGCAGAATGGTTTATCACTTCGGTTCAATCCCAAGATGCGCGAAGTAAAACCAAAAGGTCTGAAGCACAAAGACGCATTAACGCCTTAAAAAAAACTTACAAGGATTACCAGCAGCTCAACTTGGATCAATTTGCTCTAATTTCAGAATGGTATCATTTTGCTTTGATAGATCTGATGGATACTAAAGATTTTAAAAATGACACCCAATGGATGGCTAAAAGATTAGGAATTTCTAAAGTAGAAGTGGAAGTTGCGTTGAGCAGATTAAAGTCTCTTAACTTTATTAAAGAAGAAAAAAATAAACTTTCAGTTTTGGTTCGTGAACCATCAACTCCGAGTAATATTCCTTCGGCGGCAATCAAACTCTTTCATCGTCAAATTTTGGAGAAAGCAATTACCGCTATCGATATGCAAAGTGTGGAAGAAAGAGATTTTTCGGCGATAACGATGCCAATCTCTAAAGATATTATGGAAGAAGCTCAGATTAAAATAAAAAATTTTAGAAGAGAATTTGATAAATGGGCTCAAGAAAATAGTAAAAATAAGAAAGATGTTTATTGCATTAGCATTCAGTTTTTTAATTTAACGAATAACCAATAA